From Myxococcales bacterium, the proteins below share one genomic window:
- a CDS encoding isoaspartyl peptidase/L-asparaginase, whose amino-acid sequence MRDVFSRAYPRARYVILVHGGAGLVPEAARARHASGCLAAARAGARILEGGGSALDAVCAAVTVLEDDPSFNAGHGACLDETGHLSLDAAVMDGETLRVGALACLPPYANPVQIARKLMEAHGPVLLAGEGAAKFAKENGFSPMEESRMVTAVARERLAEAKAKGVASGFAGGTVGAVACSLEGHVAAATSTGGKTNKALGRIGDSPLVGAGTYADDGEGAASGTGDGEAFIRLLLARRATMALEDEPDTAARRAIEALGVRTGALGGVILVSPRGEASFARNTPTMGYAVVGDGLEDSGC is encoded by the coding sequence ATGAGAGACGTCTTCTCCCGCGCTTATCCTCGCGCTCGGTACGTCATCCTCGTCCACGGCGGAGCCGGCCTCGTCCCGGAGGCGGCGCGAGCGAGGCATGCGTCCGGGTGCCTCGCGGCGGCGCGGGCTGGCGCACGTATCCTGGAAGGTGGGGGCTCCGCGCTCGACGCCGTCTGCGCCGCTGTCACCGTCCTCGAGGACGATCCGAGCTTCAACGCCGGCCACGGCGCTTGCCTCGACGAGACCGGGCACCTCTCCCTCGACGCAGCCGTCATGGACGGAGAGACGCTCCGTGTCGGCGCGCTCGCGTGTCTGCCCCCGTACGCGAACCCCGTGCAGATCGCGCGCAAGCTCATGGAGGCCCACGGCCCGGTCCTCCTTGCCGGCGAAGGTGCCGCCAAATTCGCGAAAGAGAACGGGTTTTCGCCGATGGAGGAGAGCCGGATGGTGACCGCGGTCGCGCGCGAGCGCCTCGCCGAAGCCAAGGCCAAAGGGGTCGCTTCGGGCTTCGCAGGAGGCACCGTCGGGGCCGTCGCGTGCTCGCTCGAGGGGCACGTGGCCGCCGCCACGAGCACGGGCGGAAAGACGAACAAGGCGCTCGGCCGCATCGGAGACAGCCCGCTCGTAGGGGCCGGCACGTACGCCGACGATGGGGAGGGGGCAGCCTCCGGCACCGGAGACGGTGAGGCTTTCATCCGCCTCCTCCTCGCACGCCGCGCGACGATGGCTTTGGAGGACGAGCCGGACACGGCCGCGCGCCGGGCGATCGAAGCCCTAGGGGTTCGAACCGGCGCCCTCGGTGGCGTCATCCTCGTGTCGCCGCGCGGCGAGGCGAGCTTCGCTCGGAACACCCCCACGATGGGCTACGCCGTCGTCGGCGACGGCCTCGAAGACTCCGGCTGTTGA
- a CDS encoding PEGA domain-containing protein produces MPTRATRLAATVLVLLATGCPPPAKSPTVSLRLRGGPDAASVTVDDVPVGSLAVVRARGVALPPGVHHVTVVAPGYLPFDRRVEATQAPVVLDVAMVEIPD; encoded by the coding sequence ATGCCGACGCGTGCGACGAGACTTGCGGCTACCGTGCTCGTGCTCCTCGCGACCGGGTGTCCTCCTCCGGCCAAGAGCCCGACGGTGAGCCTGCGCCTCCGAGGGGGCCCAGACGCCGCCTCGGTCACGGTCGACGACGTGCCGGTGGGCTCCCTCGCCGTGGTCCGCGCCCGCGGCGTGGCGCTCCCGCCCGGCGTGCATCACGTGACCGTCGTGGCTCCCGGCTACTTGCCCTTCGACCGGCGCGTCGAGGCCACCCAGGCCCCCGTGGTGCTCGACGTCGCCATGGTCGAGATCCCGGATTGA
- the guaA gene encoding glutamine-hydrolyzing GMP synthase — MSTCGVLVLDFGSQYTQLIARRVRELGVPCVIEPCTIGEAKLRERAPEAIVLSGGPCSVYEKDAPEAFRGLFDLGLPVLGICYGLQWMAHVLGGKVEGSSAREYGSAEVDVALPEGILAPFTKGEQLSVWMSHGDRIAALPEGFRALASSPHTPFCVAGDHERRLYGVQFHPEVVHTPCGKDILGAFLFDIAHVTRSWTTASFTDSAIATVRARVGSSRAICGLSGGVDSSVAAMICERAIGERLTCIFVDNGLLRKNERETVVRTFHRLAPELRVVAVDASERFLSALAGITDPEQKRKTIGRVFIEVFEEEAKKVEDARFLVQGTLYPDVIESVSHKGPSAVIKSHHNVGGLPERMHLELVEPLRELFKDEVRAAGRELGMDAELVERQPFPGPGLAIRVLGEVTRERLATLRAADAIVTEEVRKAGLERVIWQSFCVLLPVRSVGVMGDFRSYEETCAIRAVTSVDGMTAEWAELPYGLLRTLSSRIINEVPGINRVVYDVSSKPPATIEWE; from the coding sequence ATGAGCACATGCGGCGTGTTGGTCCTCGACTTCGGCTCGCAATACACCCAGCTCATCGCTCGGCGTGTCCGTGAGCTCGGGGTCCCTTGTGTGATCGAGCCTTGCACCATCGGAGAGGCGAAGCTCCGCGAGCGCGCCCCGGAGGCGATCGTGCTCTCGGGGGGGCCGTGCAGCGTCTACGAGAAGGACGCCCCCGAGGCGTTTCGGGGCCTCTTCGACCTCGGGCTTCCCGTGCTCGGCATCTGCTACGGCCTCCAGTGGATGGCTCACGTCCTCGGCGGCAAGGTCGAGGGCTCGTCGGCCCGTGAGTACGGCTCCGCCGAGGTCGACGTCGCGCTCCCCGAGGGGATCCTCGCTCCGTTCACGAAGGGCGAGCAGCTCTCGGTGTGGATGTCCCACGGCGACCGCATCGCGGCGCTCCCCGAGGGTTTTCGCGCCCTCGCGTCGTCGCCCCACACTCCTTTCTGCGTCGCGGGAGACCACGAGCGTCGGCTCTACGGCGTGCAGTTTCATCCCGAGGTCGTCCACACGCCGTGCGGAAAGGACATCCTCGGCGCGTTCCTCTTCGACATCGCTCACGTCACGCGCTCCTGGACGACCGCGTCCTTCACCGACTCGGCGATCGCCACGGTGCGCGCCCGTGTGGGCTCGTCCCGGGCGATCTGCGGCCTCTCGGGCGGCGTCGACTCTTCGGTCGCGGCGATGATCTGCGAGCGCGCGATCGGCGAGCGCCTCACGTGCATCTTCGTCGACAACGGCCTCCTCCGGAAGAACGAGCGCGAGACCGTCGTGCGGACGTTCCACCGTCTCGCGCCCGAGCTCCGGGTGGTCGCCGTCGACGCGAGCGAGAGGTTCCTCTCGGCCCTCGCCGGGATCACCGATCCCGAGCAGAAGCGAAAGACGATCGGCCGCGTCTTCATCGAGGTGTTCGAGGAGGAGGCCAAAAAGGTGGAAGATGCACGCTTCTTGGTGCAGGGCACGCTCTACCCCGACGTGATCGAGAGCGTCTCCCACAAGGGGCCGAGCGCGGTGATCAAGAGCCACCACAACGTCGGTGGGCTCCCCGAACGGATGCACCTCGAGCTCGTCGAGCCGCTCCGAGAGCTCTTCAAGGACGAGGTTCGCGCGGCGGGGCGTGAGCTCGGGATGGACGCGGAGCTCGTCGAGCGTCAGCCGTTCCCAGGCCCCGGCCTCGCCATTCGAGTGCTCGGCGAGGTCACCCGCGAGCGCCTCGCGACCCTGCGCGCGGCCGACGCCATCGTGACCGAAGAGGTCCGCAAGGCGGGGCTCGAGCGGGTGATCTGGCAGAGCTTCTGCGTGCTCCTCCCTGTCCGTTCGGTCGGCGTGATGGGCGATTTCCGGAGCTACGAGGAAACGTGCGCGATCCGCGCGGTGACCTCGGTCGACGGGATGACCGCCGAGTGGGCCGAGCTCCCCTATGGCCTCCTCCGCACGCTCTCGTCGCGGATCATCAACGAGGTCCCGGGGATCAACCGCGTCGTCTACGACGTGTCGTCGAAGCCCCCGGCGACCATCGAATGGGAGTAG
- the dut gene encoding dUTP diphosphatase — translation MREGFRMNVAILRVGPVTAKLPAYQTVGSAGMDLHAALEAPVTLRPGERRAIPTGLAIALPLGYEAQVRPRSGLARDFGITVLNAPGTVDSDYRGEISVVLINHGEKDVSIEPETRIAQLVVAKVERVEWDLVTELSATSRGSGGYGSTGR, via the coding sequence ATGCGGGAAGGGTTCCGCATGAACGTCGCCATCCTGCGCGTCGGCCCCGTCACCGCCAAGCTCCCCGCTTACCAAACGGTAGGCTCGGCGGGCATGGACCTCCACGCGGCCCTCGAGGCCCCCGTCACCCTGCGGCCGGGGGAGCGGCGCGCCATCCCGACGGGCCTCGCGATCGCGCTGCCGCTTGGCTACGAGGCCCAGGTGAGGCCGCGCTCCGGGCTCGCGCGCGACTTCGGGATCACCGTGTTGAACGCCCCCGGCACGGTCGACAGCGACTACCGTGGCGAGATCTCGGTGGTGCTGATCAACCACGGAGAGAAGGACGTCTCGATCGAGCCCGAGACGAGGATCGCGCAGCTCGTCGTGGCGAAGGTCGAGCGCGTCGAGTGGGACCTCGTGACCGAGCTCTCCGCGACCTCCCGCGGAAGCGGAGGCTACGGGTCCACGGGGCGGTGA
- a CDS encoding serine/threonine protein kinase gives MSDAEVTGKDGEGATTSDGGSAAPEPAEAAPAGPAGDDGVEESPLSQRLSKAPEEAPISLPSDGERYSAAKAKVGAHLKVYRLTKLLGLGPTTATYEGVKGPGDAGERVVVRMLFGDAAKSERAKSHFLRSAYAASRFSHPRTIPVVADGTDDDGAVYTVRPYVDAEPVSRFVRSNDPDEQRILRLTEQLLDILEIAHAHGIVHGAISPENVLVTPRGSSRLVDFCVPPGLGSRKDDESPLAELRIGPYTPPERCGPSHLSSATEQGDVWSAGAIMYYALTGTAPRGDASSPARLASERPKPIRDVRPETSEHVANVIDHALEPDPAVRYDSAYAMLGDVRRVLAGRKPKLAQSSGPVPSGVLADSSGGPPSTFRPPPFRGPTSTTGAAARKPSSSQWRGNLSLIVLIAAILAAATYVMVREKTEEQERGGPATSPS, from the coding sequence ATGAGCGACGCGGAGGTCACGGGGAAAGACGGGGAGGGAGCGACGACGTCCGATGGCGGATCCGCTGCGCCCGAGCCTGCAGAGGCCGCGCCCGCCGGACCCGCGGGGGACGACGGCGTCGAAGAGAGCCCCCTCAGCCAGCGCTTGTCGAAGGCGCCCGAGGAGGCCCCGATCTCGCTCCCGAGCGACGGCGAGCGCTACTCGGCCGCGAAGGCGAAGGTGGGCGCGCACCTCAAGGTCTACAGGCTCACGAAGCTGCTCGGTCTCGGGCCGACCACCGCGACCTACGAGGGCGTAAAGGGCCCGGGCGACGCCGGCGAGCGCGTCGTCGTGCGAATGCTCTTCGGGGACGCCGCGAAGAGCGAGCGCGCGAAGAGCCATTTCCTACGCTCGGCCTACGCCGCGAGCCGCTTCTCCCACCCTCGAACCATCCCGGTCGTGGCCGACGGGACCGACGACGACGGGGCCGTCTACACGGTTCGTCCCTATGTCGACGCGGAGCCGGTCTCGCGCTTCGTGCGTTCGAACGATCCCGACGAGCAGCGCATCCTCCGGCTCACCGAGCAGCTCCTCGACATCCTCGAGATCGCGCACGCCCACGGGATCGTGCACGGCGCGATTTCGCCGGAGAACGTGCTCGTCACGCCGCGCGGATCGTCGCGCCTCGTCGACTTCTGTGTGCCCCCCGGCCTCGGCTCGAGGAAGGACGACGAGAGCCCCCTCGCCGAGCTGCGGATCGGCCCGTACACGCCGCCCGAGAGGTGTGGCCCGTCGCACCTCTCGTCGGCGACGGAGCAAGGAGACGTGTGGTCCGCGGGAGCGATCATGTACTACGCGCTCACCGGCACCGCGCCTCGAGGCGACGCGTCGAGCCCGGCGCGCTTGGCGAGTGAGCGACCCAAGCCCATCCGCGACGTCCGCCCCGAGACGAGCGAGCACGTCGCGAACGTGATCGACCACGCGCTCGAGCCCGACCCTGCCGTCCGCTACGACAGCGCCTACGCGATGCTCGGCGACGTCCGACGGGTGCTCGCCGGCCGGAAGCCGAAGCTCGCGCAGTCGAGCGGACCCGTTCCCTCGGGCGTGCTCGCCGACAGCAGCGGAGGTCCCCCGTCGACGTTTCGCCCCCCGCCGTTCCGTGGGCCCACGTCCACGACCGGCGCCGCGGCCCGAAAGCCGTCGAGCTCACAGTGGCGCGGGAACCTGAGCCTCATCGTGCTCATCGCGGCCATCCTCGCGGCCGCCACGTACGTGATGGTGCGAGAGAAGACCGAGGAGCAGGAGCGTGGCGGGCCGGCGACCTCGCCGTCGTAA
- a CDS encoding trypsin-like peptidase domain-containing protein, which translates to MSRVLTAVALLAPSALADTPTSESGTSVGTRAESGASFAESPELPVVAAKTEAKPPPPSPPGRNGPACEPSFAARIYRETRNKVVVVERPEGGLGAGFVFHTKRHVLTALHVVEASRYARIVLSSGKAMAGEVVAVDEANDLALLELSGEQPEEPLLPRQHVEPGWPVVALGHPYGTLSERGFEGVLKYSVSQGIVSAVSGAHLQTDALIAPGNSGGPMLTCDGRVVGVASQTLGDRIGFAVPILHAVTLAGRERRGVGALPRPDDPSFGLVTHQERAAAFYGVYGGSSVVAGHFALVSHLGIAFAGDIRSPSELTSFMRVRGFFELSAGYRATFFTYSKYTMALTIAAGPTFYIDRGSEKEPVIALDPPGCAGATCTPRLSARTSTYKGGGVLLGPQVRLRFPLSIVPLEVSYAYQIDVRDLAMSTHRVMVGLPF; encoded by the coding sequence GTGTCCCGCGTGCTCACCGCCGTCGCCCTCCTGGCGCCTTCGGCCCTCGCCGACACCCCGACCTCGGAGAGCGGGACCTCGGTGGGGACGCGCGCCGAAAGCGGTGCCTCGTTCGCCGAGTCGCCCGAGCTTCCCGTCGTCGCGGCGAAGACCGAAGCGAAGCCGCCCCCGCCCTCGCCGCCCGGGAGGAACGGCCCCGCCTGCGAGCCCTCCTTCGCGGCGCGTATCTATAGGGAAACACGGAACAAAGTCGTCGTGGTCGAGCGCCCCGAGGGTGGGCTCGGCGCGGGCTTCGTGTTCCACACGAAGCGGCATGTCTTGACGGCGCTGCACGTCGTCGAGGCGAGCCGGTACGCGCGGATCGTGCTCTCGAGTGGCAAGGCGATGGCGGGTGAGGTGGTCGCCGTCGACGAGGCCAACGATCTCGCGCTCCTCGAGCTCTCGGGCGAGCAGCCCGAAGAGCCTCTCCTCCCGCGGCAGCACGTCGAGCCCGGGTGGCCCGTGGTCGCGCTCGGTCACCCGTACGGGACGCTGTCCGAGCGAGGCTTCGAGGGGGTGCTCAAGTACAGCGTGTCGCAAGGCATCGTGAGCGCCGTGAGCGGCGCCCACCTCCAGACCGACGCCCTCATCGCTCCCGGAAACTCGGGCGGGCCCATGCTCACGTGCGACGGGCGCGTCGTGGGCGTGGCGTCGCAGACGCTCGGCGATCGGATCGGCTTCGCCGTGCCGATCCTCCATGCCGTCACGCTCGCCGGTCGCGAGCGGCGTGGCGTGGGCGCGCTGCCGAGACCCGACGATCCATCCTTCGGTCTCGTGACCCACCAGGAACGCGCCGCCGCGTTCTACGGCGTCTACGGCGGCAGCTCGGTGGTCGCCGGGCATTTTGCCCTCGTCTCCCACCTCGGGATCGCGTTCGCCGGCGACATTCGTTCGCCGTCCGAGCTCACCTCGTTCATGCGCGTCCGCGGGTTCTTCGAGCTCTCGGCCGGCTACCGGGCGACGTTCTTCACGTACTCGAAGTACACGATGGCGCTCACGATCGCGGCCGGGCCCACGTTCTACATCGACCGTGGCTCCGAGAAAGAGCCCGTGATCGCGCTCGATCCTCCGGGGTGCGCGGGCGCGACCTGCACGCCACGGCTCTCCGCGCGCACGTCGACGTACAAGGGAGGAGGTGTGCTCCTCGGCCCGCAGGTGCGCCTTCGGTTCCCGCTCTCGATCGTGCCGCTCGAGGTCTCGTACGCGTACCAAATCGACGTTCGCGACCTGGCTATGTCGACCCACCGCGTGATGGTGGGCCTCCCCTTCTGA
- a CDS encoding tetratricopeptide repeat protein, which produces MTARLVRHELYVARFYLNRGNFEAAVGRILYALRNFGGAEGDETEVPQDPEHEGEVPRGRGARGVRDVEARGGTSRTAPPKVAADTKLTLRRTAGHVGSGLEPEALLLLGETYLKMKKPPEAKEAFEAIVRDYPQSPIVEQAKNYLGFIGTGGGATKGAQGG; this is translated from the coding sequence GTGACCGCCCGCTTGGTCCGGCACGAGCTCTACGTCGCGCGGTTCTACTTGAACCGCGGAAACTTCGAGGCCGCCGTCGGGCGGATCCTCTACGCGCTCCGCAACTTCGGAGGCGCCGAGGGCGACGAGACCGAGGTGCCGCAGGACCCGGAGCACGAGGGCGAGGTCCCTCGTGGGCGGGGCGCGCGTGGGGTCCGCGACGTCGAGGCGCGTGGCGGCACGAGCCGAACGGCGCCGCCGAAGGTCGCAGCCGACACCAAGCTCACCCTCCGCCGCACCGCAGGGCACGTCGGGTCGGGCCTCGAGCCGGAGGCGCTGCTCCTCCTCGGCGAGACCTACCTCAAGATGAAGAAGCCCCCGGAGGCGAAAGAGGCCTTCGAGGCGATCGTGCGGGACTACCCGCAGTCGCCCATCGTCGAGCAAGCGAAGAACTACCTCGGGTTCATCGGCACCGGCGGCGGCGCGACCAAGGGCGCCCAAGGCGGATGA
- a CDS encoding serine/threonine protein kinase yields MSPCLDEATVVALFAGDLAEETRERILRHVEACSACRELVVALSEDAAFQPTEPALEPTASDGAVFGGYVLLRAIGEGGVGVVHEAREAASGRTFALKVLKDHDPSHVARFRREAQVGATLRHPHIAGVHDVVVHDDRIGIVSPLLRGESLDRRLARELRLSSAAASRVLAPLARALAFAHEAGVVHRDVKPQNVFLEGDPRGPIEATRVVLLDFGLAKAIGHDAQLAMATRLTDTGMVVGTPHYMSPEQITGSTHLTSAVDAWALGVVAYECLAGTRPVEGRSFGQIFKRLTQERILPLRERVPSLPQELLGLVDALLSPEPALRPPLAEVARVLAVHVG; encoded by the coding sequence GTGAGCCCATGCCTCGACGAAGCCACGGTCGTCGCGCTCTTCGCCGGCGACCTTGCCGAAGAGACACGCGAGAGGATCCTCCGACACGTCGAGGCCTGCAGCGCCTGCCGTGAGCTCGTCGTCGCCCTCTCGGAGGACGCGGCGTTCCAGCCGACCGAGCCCGCCCTCGAGCCCACCGCGAGCGACGGGGCCGTCTTCGGAGGGTACGTGCTCCTCCGCGCGATCGGAGAGGGAGGGGTCGGCGTCGTCCACGAGGCCCGCGAAGCGGCGAGCGGGCGCACGTTCGCCCTCAAGGTGCTGAAAGACCACGATCCGAGCCACGTCGCGCGGTTTCGTCGCGAGGCGCAGGTGGGCGCGACGCTCCGTCATCCCCACATCGCCGGGGTGCACGACGTCGTCGTCCACGACGACCGCATCGGCATCGTGTCACCTCTCCTCCGCGGAGAGAGCCTCGACCGCCGCCTCGCCCGCGAGCTCCGGCTCTCCTCTGCCGCGGCCTCTCGCGTCCTCGCGCCGCTCGCCCGCGCGCTCGCCTTCGCGCACGAGGCGGGGGTCGTCCATCGCGACGTGAAACCCCAGAACGTCTTCCTCGAGGGCGATCCTCGAGGGCCCATCGAGGCGACACGCGTGGTCCTCCTCGATTTCGGCCTCGCGAAGGCCATCGGTCACGACGCACAGCTCGCGATGGCGACCCGCCTCACCGACACGGGCATGGTCGTGGGGACGCCGCACTACATGTCACCGGAGCAAATCACGGGCTCTACGCACCTGACCTCGGCCGTCGACGCGTGGGCCCTCGGTGTGGTCGCGTACGAATGCCTCGCCGGGACGCGGCCGGTGGAAGGGCGAAGCTTCGGCCAAATCTTCAAACGGCTCACCCAAGAGCGCATCTTGCCCCTGCGCGAGCGGGTCCCTTCTCTCCCGCAGGAGCTTCTCGGTCTCGTCGATGCGCTGCTCTCTCCGGAGCCCGCCCTTCGGCCGCCGCTCGCCGAGGTCGCGAGGGTGCTCGCGGTCCATGTCGGCTGA
- a CDS encoding sigma-70 family RNA polymerase sigma factor gives MKETTRHTLLETARRAHPTLVADEAAFATWIEGRYLSEDPLDAHLPDVVLALACERGLPRALDIFERELGPVVSGALTRFRVSSALADDLAQRVRERLFVARGETRPKIAEYSGRSSLSAWVRAVTARVAIDELRKARRPEEPGRRDADEELANAAGIDDPDLRVLLETYGDGFKAAFQGALAALPERDRLLLRLSVVDGMGVDAIGALHGVHKATAARWIAKAREDLADGTRTRLGERFRLSRTELESITRLCRSQVDVSLVRLLRKSP, from the coding sequence GTGAAAGAGACCACGCGCCACACGCTCCTCGAGACGGCCCGCCGCGCCCACCCCACGTTGGTCGCCGACGAGGCCGCGTTCGCGACGTGGATCGAGGGGCGCTACCTCTCGGAGGACCCGCTCGACGCCCATTTGCCGGACGTGGTCCTCGCGCTCGCCTGCGAACGGGGTCTCCCGCGTGCGCTCGACATCTTCGAACGCGAGCTCGGCCCTGTCGTGTCGGGCGCCCTCACGCGCTTCCGTGTGTCCTCGGCCCTCGCCGACGATCTCGCCCAGCGTGTCCGCGAGCGGCTCTTCGTGGCGCGCGGCGAGACCCGGCCCAAAATCGCCGAATACTCAGGAAGATCATCGCTTTCAGCGTGGGTGAGAGCGGTCACGGCGCGGGTCGCGATCGACGAGCTCCGCAAGGCCCGTCGCCCCGAGGAGCCCGGGAGGCGTGACGCCGACGAAGAGCTCGCCAACGCCGCCGGCATCGACGACCCGGACCTGCGCGTCCTCCTCGAGACGTACGGTGACGGGTTCAAGGCGGCGTTCCAAGGGGCGCTCGCCGCGCTGCCCGAGCGGGATCGGCTGCTACTCCGCCTGTCCGTGGTCGACGGAATGGGCGTCGACGCGATCGGCGCGCTCCACGGCGTGCACAAGGCGACGGCGGCGCGGTGGATCGCGAAGGCGCGCGAGGACCTCGCCGACGGGACCCGCACGCGCCTCGGCGAGCGGTTTCGCCTGAGCCGCACCGAGCTCGAGAGCATCACGAGGCTCTGTCGGAGCCAGGTCGACGTCTCGCTCGTGCGCCTGCTCCGCAAGAGCCCCTGA